In Salmo salar chromosome ssa24, Ssal_v3.1, whole genome shotgun sequence, the following proteins share a genomic window:
- the LOC106584947 gene encoding chemerin-like receptor 1, which translates to MIFGSCTFSQRNILNLFHKGKKTTEIMADSLNTSGYDDYDDSVAIPSQSPVIYEMYQMKGGFRYMYVSVYSANILLGLLLNSAVIFMTVKCRSKKKLSQQILILGLAVTHLVFCLFAPLYLTTAWNYFSWTFGKVVCKLGSYVMFMNMFSVSLMITFWNLCWSVPGCFEHRMSTNMVLLSWFTGAILSTPSLLSREVQYTVDGHVCLDNYGYTGSSQMSKEGRERLMAVLISRFIFGLLLPLGVRCVNCFCMNSMGNNQLRSWVIRPVTIAHFLCWTPVISLSVLQVTMGTGSRLFTYALPPATALSVLNSCISPIICIWQEKKEQSLRGPSQMEDNREEDEEMTSLTR; encoded by the exons ATGATATTTGGAAGCTGCACTTTTTCTCAACGGAATATTCTAAATCTTTTTCATAAG ggtaaaaaaacaacagaaatcaTGGCTGACTCACTCAACACATCAGGCTATGATGACTACGATGATTCAGTGGCAATACCTTCCCAGTCCCCAGTCATCTATGAGATGTATCAGATGAAGGGTGGCTTTAGAtacatgtatgtgtcagtgtacTCAGCCAACATTCTGCTGGGTCTACTGCTCAACTCTGCTGTCATCTTCATGACTGTAAAATGCAGGTCCAAGAAGAAACTGAGTCAACAGATATTAATCCTTGGCTTGGCTGTCACCCACCTCGTCTTCTGCCTCTTCGCCCCACTTTACCTGACCACTGCCTGGAACTACTTCTCCTGGACATTTGGGAAGGTTGTCTGCAAGCTGGGGTCCTACGTGATGTTTATGAACATGTTTTCTGTCTCACTGATGATCACCTTCTGGAATTTGTGCTGGAGTGTCCCTGGATGCTTTGAACACCGCATGTCCACCAACATGGTCCTGCTGTCCTGGTTCACTGGGGCCATACTAAGTACCCCATCTCTACTGTCCAGGGAGGTTCAGTACACTGTCGATGGACACGTCTGCCTTGACAACTATGGCTATACTGGAAGCTCCCAGATGTCtaaagaaggaagggagagaTTGATGGCAGTGTTGATCAGTCGCTTCATTTTCGGGCTGCTGCTCCCTTTGGGTGTGAGATGTGTCAACTGTTTCTGCATGAACAGCATGGGAAACAACCAACTAAGGTCATGGGTTATTCGACCTGTGACTATTGCCCATTTCCTATGCTGGACTCCTGTCATTAGTCTCTCTGTGCTGCAAGTCACAATGGGGACAGGCAGCAGGTTGTTCACATACGCATTGCCCCCGGCCACTGCCCTGTCAGTCTTAAACAGCTGCATCTCTCCTATCATCTGCATATGGCAGGAGAAGAAGGAACAGAGCCTGAGAGGACCATCTCAGATGGAGGACaacagagaggaggatgaggagatgaCATCCCTGACACGCTAA